One region of Juglans regia cultivar Chandler chromosome 4, Walnut 2.0, whole genome shotgun sequence genomic DNA includes:
- the LOC108990250 gene encoding protein TIFY 5A-like — protein MRRNCNLELRLFPYSSSLPSIDSDHGHPMMEENNGSPQQKHLEQQQQQQQQQQQQPLTIFYNGKICVSDVTEFQARAILLFANKEIEERMRTTPTGSSPTSPSCQQSQLYSPTAGFSMKRSLQQFLQKRKHRNHQATSPYHHDH, from the exons ATGAGGAGGAATTGTAACTTGGAACTTCGCCTTTTTCCCTactcttcctctcttccttcCATCGACTCCGATCACGGCCATCCCat GATGGAAGAGAATAATGGAAGCCCTCAACAGAAACACCtagagcagcagcagcaacagcagcagcagcaacaacagcaACCGCTGACCATCTTTTACAATGGAAAGATTTGCGTTTCTGATGTTACAGAGTTTcag GCTAGAGCTATTCTATTGTTTGCCAATAAAGAAATAGAGGAAAGAATGAGAACAACTCCAACTGGGTCGAGCCCCACTTCACCAAGCTGCCAGCAATCTCAGCTATATAGCCCCACTGCTGGTTTTTCTATGAAGAGGTCACTGCAGCAGTTTCTCCAGAAGCGAAAGCATCGCAACCACCAGGCAACATCACCTTACCATCATGATCATTAG